A window from Pseudonocardia cypriaca encodes these proteins:
- a CDS encoding sugar ABC transporter ATP-binding protein, whose product MTEPLLLQAKGVGKSFPGVRALQDMHIELRRGEVLALVGENGAGKSTLMKLLSGIYTPDEGEFFLDGEPLQVSGPRDALAQGISIIHQEFNLMPDLTVAQNIFIGREPKAGRFFLGERALEAKAAELLDRLHMPLKPGQRVGDLTVAKQQMVEIAKALSYEPRILIMDEPTAALNDAEVRVLHDLIRRFRRPDTGVIYISHRMDELKAISDRITVIRDGRYIDTLDTATTTMPEVISRMVGREITGGLGPEGVRADRPVVLSVRGLTTKDLLKDVSFDLREGEILGFAGLMGAGRTEVARALVGADPVESGTVELRGTPVRITTPAEAAKHRIGYLSEDRKHLGLLLDQDVNANVGLSSIREKFQSWGFVRDRAMRARSREVVESLRIRTPSIDQTAKFLSGGNQQKVVIAKWLVKDCDVLIFDEPTRGIDVGAKEEIYRLLNDLAAQGKSIIMISSELPEVLRMSHRVVVMSEGRVTGQLDAAEATQESVMHFATLRPETEAVS is encoded by the coding sequence ATGACCGAGCCGCTGTTGTTGCAGGCCAAGGGCGTCGGGAAGAGCTTCCCCGGCGTCCGGGCGCTGCAGGACATGCACATCGAGCTGCGCCGCGGCGAGGTGCTCGCGCTCGTCGGGGAGAACGGCGCTGGCAAGTCGACGCTGATGAAGCTGCTGTCCGGCATCTACACGCCGGACGAGGGCGAGTTCTTCCTCGACGGGGAGCCGCTGCAGGTCTCCGGTCCGCGCGACGCGCTGGCGCAGGGCATCAGCATCATCCACCAGGAGTTCAACCTGATGCCCGACCTCACGGTCGCGCAGAACATCTTCATCGGCCGCGAGCCGAAGGCCGGGCGGTTCTTCCTCGGCGAGCGGGCCCTCGAGGCGAAGGCCGCCGAGCTGCTCGACCGGCTGCACATGCCGTTGAAGCCCGGGCAGCGGGTGGGCGACCTGACCGTCGCGAAGCAGCAGATGGTGGAGATCGCGAAGGCCCTGTCCTACGAGCCCCGCATCCTGATCATGGACGAGCCCACGGCTGCGCTGAACGACGCCGAGGTGCGGGTGCTGCACGACCTCATCCGGCGCTTCCGCCGCCCGGACACCGGCGTCATCTACATCTCGCACCGGATGGACGAGCTGAAGGCGATCAGCGACCGGATCACCGTGATCCGCGACGGCCGCTACATCGACACCCTCGACACGGCCACCACGACGATGCCCGAGGTCATCTCGCGCATGGTGGGCCGCGAGATCACGGGCGGGCTCGGGCCGGAAGGGGTGCGGGCGGACCGGCCGGTCGTGCTGTCGGTGCGCGGGCTCACCACCAAGGACCTGCTGAAGGACGTCTCGTTCGACCTGCGCGAGGGCGAGATCCTCGGTTTCGCCGGGCTGATGGGGGCCGGGCGCACCGAGGTCGCCCGTGCGCTGGTCGGTGCGGATCCGGTCGAGTCCGGCACGGTCGAGCTGCGCGGGACGCCGGTGCGGATCACCACGCCCGCCGAGGCGGCCAAGCACCGCATCGGCTACCTGTCAGAGGATCGCAAGCACCTCGGGCTGCTGCTGGACCAGGACGTCAACGCGAACGTCGGGCTCAGCTCGATCCGCGAGAAGTTCCAGTCGTGGGGGTTCGTCCGCGACCGCGCGATGCGGGCGCGCTCCCGCGAGGTCGTGGAGTCCCTGCGCATCCGGACGCCGTCGATCGACCAGACCGCCAAGTTCCTCTCCGGCGGCAACCAGCAGAAGGTCGTCATCGCCAAGTGGCTGGTCAAGGACTGCGACGTCCTGATCTTCGACGAGCCGACCCGCGGCATCGACGTGGGTGCCAAGGAGGAGATCTACCGGCTCCTGAACGATCTCGCCGCCCAGGGCAAGTCGATCATCATGATCTCCTCCGAGCTGCCGGAGGTGCTGAGGATGTCGCACCGGGTCGTCGTGATGAGCGAGGGCCGGGTCACCGGGCAACTCGACGCAGCAGAAGCAACCCAGGAGAGCGTCATGCACTTCGCCACCCTGCGCCCGGAGACGGAGGCAGTCAGTTGA
- a CDS encoding RbsD/FucU family protein: MLSGIHPLLTGPLLLHLDAMGHSDAVVLADAHFPAHRLAARVLDLPGVATPDLMAAIRTVVPLDDAPAVDLMATPDGEQLPVQEELVAASGTSDVRFLDRFAFYDAAAPAYLIVRTGETRVYGNAILRKGVVG, translated from the coding sequence GTGCTCTCCGGTATCCACCCGCTCCTGACGGGGCCGCTGCTCCTCCACCTGGACGCGATGGGGCACTCGGACGCCGTCGTGCTCGCCGACGCGCACTTCCCGGCCCACCGGCTGGCGGCCCGCGTGCTCGATCTGCCCGGCGTCGCGACGCCCGACCTCATGGCCGCGATCCGCACGGTCGTGCCGCTGGACGACGCGCCTGCCGTCGACCTCATGGCCACCCCGGACGGCGAGCAGCTCCCCGTGCAGGAGGAGCTGGTCGCCGCATCGGGCACCAGCGACGTGCGCTTCCTCGACCGGTTCGCCTTCTACGACGCGGCCGCGCCCGCCTACCTGATCGTGCGCACCGGCGAGACCCGCGTGTACGGCAACGCGATACTGCGGAAGGGCGTCGTGGGATGA